In the Kribbella sp. NBC_00482 genome, one interval contains:
- a CDS encoding carbohydrate ABC transporter permease, with amino-acid sequence MNNKGSSRTSLLRRALLVAALAVLAIPFAVPTIWMVAASIKPLPEIFKAPPSLWTEHPTLAAYGEAFTFQPFARQYLNSVYIAVLVTLITLLVSSMAGYAFARIRFPGANALFLVVLTGLLVPSEVTIVPLFQVFKRAGMINTHWPLILVTAFGAPCVLASFIMRQFFIALPAELEEAGRLDGLGRPGIWWRICLPLARPALSAVAILTFLASWNLYLEPTVYLTSPELFTLPQALTRFTDAYGADMWNTQLAAATMTVLPVLIVFVIAQRQFVEGLAHSGLK; translated from the coding sequence ATGAACAATAAGGGGAGCAGTAGAACCTCCTTGCTCCGACGGGCGCTGCTGGTGGCAGCGCTCGCCGTACTCGCGATCCCGTTCGCGGTGCCGACGATCTGGATGGTCGCGGCGTCGATCAAGCCACTGCCCGAGATCTTCAAGGCGCCGCCGTCGCTGTGGACCGAACATCCGACGTTGGCGGCGTACGGCGAAGCGTTCACGTTCCAGCCGTTCGCCCGGCAGTACCTGAACAGCGTCTACATCGCCGTACTGGTCACGCTGATCACGCTGCTGGTCTCGAGCATGGCCGGGTACGCGTTCGCCCGGATCCGGTTTCCTGGCGCCAACGCCCTGTTCCTGGTGGTGCTGACGGGCCTGCTGGTGCCGAGCGAGGTGACGATCGTCCCGCTGTTCCAGGTGTTCAAACGGGCCGGGATGATCAACACGCACTGGCCGCTGATCCTGGTCACGGCGTTCGGCGCACCGTGCGTTCTGGCGAGCTTCATCATGCGGCAGTTCTTCATCGCCCTGCCCGCCGAACTGGAGGAAGCCGGCCGGCTCGACGGCCTCGGCCGCCCCGGGATCTGGTGGCGGATCTGCCTGCCGCTCGCCCGGCCGGCGCTGTCCGCGGTCGCGATCCTGACCTTCCTCGCCTCGTGGAACCTCTACCTCGAACCCACCGTCTATCTCACGTCACCGGAGCTGTTCACCCTGCCGCAAGCCCTCACCCGCTTCACGGACGCGTACGGCGCCGACATGTGGAACACGCAACTCGCCGCCGCCACCATGACCGTCCTCCCGGTCCTGATCGTCTTCGTCATCGCCCAACGCCAGTTCGTCGAGGGCCTCGCCCACTCGGGGCTCAAATGA
- a CDS encoding carbohydrate ABC transporter permease, giving the protein MRYWTTRRRDVLTGYLFIAPQLAGVLLFVLIPVGLAIWYSLNKWNVFTGKQVFVGADHYAALASDPQLPKVLLATVVFSGGVVVLNITLGLLIAVLLNRRFRGATFFRTLFFSPVVVSVVAWTLVWGFLLQDNGGINGLLHAIGVDGPNWLQHGDTAMLSVIVSQVVRSVGVNMVLFLAALQGVPSELYEAARIDGAHSRSIFTRITLPLISPTVLLTAIITVVGALQSFAQIAVLTGGGPELSTTVLVYYVFQQAFEFNDIGYGSTLALMLLSFVMVLTLLQWQLRRKWVFHEQ; this is encoded by the coding sequence ATGCGCTACTGGACCACACGCCGGCGAGATGTGCTGACCGGGTACCTCTTCATCGCGCCACAGCTCGCCGGCGTCCTCCTGTTCGTGCTGATCCCGGTCGGCCTGGCGATCTGGTACAGCCTGAACAAGTGGAACGTCTTCACCGGAAAGCAGGTCTTCGTCGGCGCGGACCACTACGCCGCGCTGGCCTCCGACCCGCAGTTGCCAAAGGTGCTGCTGGCAACGGTCGTGTTCTCCGGCGGCGTCGTGGTCCTGAACATCACGCTCGGCCTGCTGATCGCCGTACTGCTGAACCGGCGGTTCCGCGGCGCGACGTTCTTCCGCACCTTGTTCTTCTCGCCGGTCGTCGTGTCCGTGGTGGCGTGGACCCTGGTCTGGGGCTTCCTGTTGCAGGACAACGGCGGCATCAACGGACTGCTGCACGCGATCGGCGTGGACGGGCCGAACTGGCTGCAGCACGGCGACACCGCGATGCTTTCGGTGATCGTCAGCCAGGTCGTCCGCAGCGTCGGCGTGAACATGGTGCTGTTCCTGGCGGCGTTGCAGGGCGTGCCGTCGGAGCTGTACGAAGCCGCCCGGATCGACGGCGCGCATAGCCGGTCGATCTTCACCCGGATCACACTCCCGCTGATCTCGCCGACGGTGCTGCTGACCGCGATCATCACCGTCGTCGGCGCGCTGCAGTCGTTCGCGCAGATCGCCGTACTCACCGGTGGCGGTCCGGAGCTGAGCACCACCGTGCTCGTGTACTACGTGTTCCAGCAGGCCTTCGAGTTCAACGACATCGGCTACGGGTCGACGCTCGCGCTGATGCTGTTGAGCTTCGTGATGGTGCTGACGCTGCTGCAATGGCAGCTGCGCCGGAAATGGGTGTTCCATGAACAATAA
- a CDS encoding ABC transporter substrate-binding protein, producing MITARKLLGALALTTAATLTAACGASDTGAEGSKATDVKLRMTVWTSNEDQLKLFNAIGDAYRADHPAVSSITFESLPFADYNTTLTTQIAGGNAPDLAWMGDLSKDLMASDALVGLTDKLKATDGWQYDDLVDSATKEFSRDGKLYAYPFSNSPFALYVNTDLLAKAGQKIDPKTLTWDQVAAAGAAVHAKTGKAGFVVRDFDYKSWNTLATVWTGFGGSAWSADGKTCTFDSPEMQRAFTFLHDAAFKTSAMPGPGTKADFFAGDAAFTVAQVSRASLLTGSFKFGLYPLPAGPSGKYAVLGQAGVGVLAASKHPDQATDFLAYLTNPANAAKLAQFFPPPRKSLLTGAKLAENNKKLTAAQLQEVVVDQLPNAVTLPNHTSPAEIAQKGKTALDALWKADADIPAVLKSVCTAIDPILAK from the coding sequence ATGATCACTGCAAGGAAGCTGCTCGGCGCCCTCGCGCTGACCACGGCGGCGACACTGACTGCCGCGTGCGGCGCATCGGACACCGGGGCGGAGGGGTCGAAGGCCACCGACGTCAAGCTGCGGATGACGGTCTGGACCTCGAACGAGGACCAGCTCAAGCTGTTCAACGCGATCGGCGACGCCTACCGCGCCGACCACCCCGCCGTCAGCTCGATCACGTTCGAGAGCCTGCCGTTCGCCGACTACAACACCACCCTGACGACGCAGATCGCCGGCGGCAACGCGCCCGACCTCGCCTGGATGGGCGACCTGTCCAAGGATCTGATGGCCTCCGACGCGCTGGTCGGCCTGACCGACAAGCTGAAGGCGACCGACGGCTGGCAGTACGACGACCTGGTGGACAGCGCGACCAAGGAGTTCAGCCGCGACGGCAAGCTGTACGCCTACCCGTTCTCGAACTCGCCGTTCGCCCTCTACGTGAACACCGACCTCCTGGCGAAGGCCGGTCAGAAGATCGACCCGAAGACGCTCACCTGGGACCAGGTCGCCGCCGCGGGCGCCGCCGTACATGCCAAGACCGGCAAGGCGGGCTTCGTGGTCCGGGACTTCGACTACAAGTCCTGGAACACCCTGGCCACGGTCTGGACCGGCTTCGGCGGCTCGGCGTGGAGCGCCGACGGCAAGACCTGCACGTTCGACAGCCCGGAGATGCAGCGAGCGTTCACGTTCCTGCACGACGCCGCCTTCAAGACCAGCGCGATGCCCGGCCCCGGCACGAAGGCCGACTTCTTCGCCGGTGACGCCGCCTTCACCGTCGCCCAGGTCTCCCGCGCGTCGTTGCTCACCGGGTCCTTCAAGTTCGGCCTGTACCCGCTCCCGGCGGGGCCGTCCGGCAAGTACGCCGTACTCGGCCAGGCCGGTGTCGGTGTCCTTGCCGCGAGCAAGCATCCTGACCAGGCGACGGACTTCCTTGCCTACCTGACGAATCCGGCGAACGCGGCGAAGCTGGCGCAGTTCTTCCCGCCGCCCCGGAAGTCGCTGCTCACCGGCGCGAAGCTTGCCGAGAACAACAAGAAACTGACCGCGGCCCAGCTGCAGGAGGTCGTGGTCGACCAACTGCCGAACGCCGTCACGCTGCCCAACCACACCAGCCCGGCCGAGATCGCCCAGAAGGGCAAGACCGCGCTGGACGCACTGTGGAAGGCCGACGCCGACATCCCGGCCGTCCTGAAGTCGGTCTGCACCGCGATCGATCCCATCCTGGCCAAGTGA
- a CDS encoding FAD-dependent oxidoreductase: MISTEVAIIGGGLGSVAAALALLQRGRRVVMTEEYAWLGGQLTSQAVPPDEHIWVEQFGVTARYRALREGIRRYYRDHYPLSDAARVDRELNPGRGRVSRLCHEPRVADAVITELLAPYRSTGRLTVLQPCVPIAAEVTDGVVRTVTVADLTTGAETVISAEFVLDGTETGDLLPLTGTEYVVGAEARSDTGEPSAAEVADPANVQSIAWCFVFDHVAGDHTIARPDDYDFWRSFELPFWGAPMLSFVAPNPRTLAPEERTMNVNPAADVTGDPRFDAGDNDLWQFRRIAARQNFADGFYDSDIVLANWPQLDYVSGSIIDTDDRAVHLLAAKAQSRAYVYWLQTEAPRPDGGRGWPGLRLRGDLVGTTDGFAQAPYIRESRRIKALTTVREQDISIKARGYDGPARFDASVGVGMYRIDLHPSTGGDNYIDVECAPFEIPLGALVPVATHNLVPAAKNIGTTHITNGAYRLHPVEWNIGESAGELVAFCLESGLSPQQIATDDTLVERLQGRLRQAGVELHWPEIAGY, from the coding sequence GTGATTTCCACCGAGGTCGCGATCATCGGCGGCGGGCTCGGCTCCGTCGCCGCCGCGCTCGCGTTGCTGCAACGCGGCCGACGCGTGGTGATGACCGAGGAGTACGCCTGGCTCGGTGGCCAGCTGACCTCGCAGGCGGTGCCGCCCGACGAGCACATCTGGGTCGAGCAGTTCGGCGTCACCGCCCGGTACCGCGCACTCCGCGAAGGCATCCGCCGCTACTACCGCGACCACTACCCGCTGTCCGATGCCGCCCGCGTTGATCGCGAGCTGAATCCGGGACGTGGCCGGGTCAGCCGCCTGTGCCACGAGCCTCGTGTGGCCGACGCGGTCATCACCGAACTGCTCGCGCCGTACCGATCGACCGGCAGGCTGACCGTTCTGCAACCGTGTGTGCCGATCGCGGCCGAGGTGACCGACGGCGTGGTCCGCACGGTCACTGTCGCGGATCTGACGACCGGTGCCGAGACCGTGATCTCCGCCGAGTTCGTCCTGGACGGGACCGAGACCGGCGACCTGCTGCCGCTGACCGGCACGGAGTACGTCGTCGGCGCCGAAGCGCGATCCGACACCGGTGAGCCGAGCGCCGCCGAGGTCGCGGATCCGGCCAACGTGCAGTCGATCGCCTGGTGCTTCGTGTTCGACCACGTCGCCGGAGACCACACGATCGCGCGGCCTGACGACTACGACTTCTGGCGTTCGTTCGAGCTGCCGTTCTGGGGCGCGCCGATGCTGTCCTTCGTCGCCCCGAACCCGCGGACGCTGGCGCCGGAAGAGCGGACCATGAACGTCAACCCGGCGGCTGACGTCACCGGGGACCCGCGGTTCGACGCAGGCGACAACGACCTGTGGCAGTTCCGCCGGATCGCGGCTCGGCAGAACTTCGCCGACGGCTTCTACGACAGCGACATCGTGCTCGCCAACTGGCCGCAGCTCGACTACGTCAGCGGCTCGATCATCGACACCGACGACCGCGCCGTACATCTACTGGCCGCCAAGGCGCAGTCCCGTGCGTACGTGTACTGGCTGCAGACCGAGGCGCCACGTCCGGACGGCGGTCGCGGCTGGCCCGGTCTGCGGCTCCGCGGCGATCTTGTCGGCACCACGGACGGCTTCGCGCAGGCGCCGTACATCCGGGAATCGCGCCGGATCAAGGCGCTCACCACCGTCCGCGAGCAGGACATCTCGATCAAGGCCCGCGGGTACGACGGTCCGGCCCGGTTCGACGCCTCGGTCGGAGTCGGGATGTACCGGATCGACCTGCACCCCTCCACCGGCGGCGACAACTACATCGACGTCGAGTGCGCACCGTTCGAGATCCCGCTCGGCGCGCTGGTTCCGGTGGCCACCCACAACCTGGTCCCGGCCGCCAAGAACATCGGCACCACCCACATCACCAACGGCGCCTACCGGCTGCATCCGGTCGAGTGGAACATCGGCGAATCGGCCGGCGAACTCGTGGCGTTCTGCCTCGAGAGCGGCCTGAGCCCGCAGCAGATCGCGACCGACGACACCCTCGTCGAACGCCTCCAGGGCCGGTTGAGACAGGCCGGGGTCGAACTCCACTGGCCCGAGATCGCCGGCTACTAG
- a CDS encoding LacI family DNA-binding transcriptional regulator — protein MAPKPRRVTQREIAELAGVSQTTVSVVLNDRDGSGVRIPDATRARVKKAIEQLTYVADPAARRLAGLDNQIIGVFTYEAALSPESMDFYGPLLNGIERAAERIGWDLLFFTSSPVEDGTRSLFHRKTRLRLTDGCVLLGQQMVASELERLVAEQFPFVAIGRRDETAAAVPYVAIDYVTPTTALIDQAAAAGHQQALYVHRGRDTPAARDRRGAVEAASADGRLAFLLVGEERISDLPRLAQATGATVIIAEDAFLIEDVVHALTAAGVAVPDEISVAALGEVRGHRIEGRPLAGFHVPREQLAAEALDLLQLLIATEPHEWADLETRRHLDSEVEPGATIVVRTES, from the coding sequence ATGGCACCGAAACCTCGCCGGGTCACCCAGCGCGAGATCGCCGAGCTCGCCGGCGTCAGCCAGACGACCGTGTCGGTGGTGCTGAACGACCGCGACGGCTCAGGCGTGCGGATCCCCGACGCGACCCGGGCGCGGGTCAAGAAGGCCATCGAGCAACTGACGTACGTCGCGGACCCGGCGGCCCGCCGCCTGGCCGGCCTGGACAACCAGATCATCGGCGTCTTCACCTACGAGGCCGCGCTGTCCCCCGAGAGCATGGACTTCTACGGGCCGTTGCTGAACGGGATCGAGCGCGCCGCCGAGCGGATCGGCTGGGACCTGCTGTTCTTCACCTCGTCACCGGTCGAGGACGGCACCCGGAGCCTGTTCCACCGCAAGACCCGGCTGCGGCTGACCGACGGCTGCGTGCTGCTCGGCCAGCAGATGGTCGCGTCCGAGCTGGAGCGACTGGTCGCGGAGCAGTTCCCGTTCGTCGCCATCGGCCGCCGGGACGAGACCGCCGCCGCGGTGCCGTACGTCGCCATCGACTACGTCACGCCGACCACGGCACTGATCGACCAGGCCGCGGCTGCCGGGCACCAGCAGGCGCTCTACGTGCATCGCGGCCGGGACACGCCCGCGGCCCGGGACCGTCGCGGTGCCGTCGAGGCCGCCTCCGCGGACGGCCGGCTCGCGTTCCTGCTCGTCGGTGAGGAGCGGATCTCCGACCTGCCCCGGCTGGCGCAGGCCACCGGCGCGACCGTGATCATCGCCGAGGACGCGTTCCTGATCGAGGATGTCGTGCACGCGCTGACGGCCGCGGGCGTCGCCGTACCGGACGAGATCTCGGTCGCGGCGCTCGGCGAGGTCCGCGGACATCGGATCGAGGGCCGGCCGCTCGCGGGCTTCCATGTCCCGAGGGAACAACTCGCGGCCGAGGCGCTCGACCTGCTCCAGTTGCTGATCGCGACCGAGCCGCACGAGTGGGCCGACCTCGAGACCCGGCGGCACCTCGACTCCGAGGTCGAGCCGGGCGCCACCATCGTCGTACGGACAGAATCGTGA